The nucleotide window TCCCGCAGTGTGGGTCGACAAGATCTCCGATTTCGCTTACGGTCCGACCTGGATGACACGCATGGCGCGTAGATTGTCGCATTGGCCGCATGGCGTCGATGATCTGTATGCTCCACCGGCTGAAGCGGTAGCGCCCTTTGAGCAGACTACTTTGAACCTGCTGCGCGTACCATTGATTCTGGCCAATCGACTTCGCCGCCTGCCCTGCCAATTAATTACGAGAACTCAGCCGCGGCGCTTGCGCCGCTGAAGGCTTAGTGTGCGGTCCATAAGTGACGTTCGTCGCTAGGCAGTGGATGAGCTGGGGTTCCAGCGAATGACGACCATGCCTACTGCCACTGGCACATTGGCTGCTGCACTCAAAAGCCGATGCCACCGTATTCGCCTTTGTCCTTTACTGGCCTTTGAACCAGACAAACGCACTGCGCCTGAATAATCAGTCCCTGGCCAACCGGACCGGTGGCCTCTCCGGTCTTGCTCTTGACGCTTATTTGATTGGCTCCCAGTACAAGTATTTCGGCGAGGCGTGCTTGCATGCGGTCGCGGTGTGGCAGCATCTTGGGCTGTTCCGCGTGAATGACACAGTCCAAATTGGCGATCCGCCACCCCAAGCTGAGTACTCGATGAGCGGCTGCCGATAACATGTCGGCAGAGTCTTGTCCTCGATGTTGTGGATCAGTATCGGGGAACATTTCGCCGATATCCCCCAAAGCCACTGCGCCCAAAAGCGCATCGGTTATGGCGTGTAACAAGACGTCGGCATCGCTGTGACCATCCAGCCGCTTGTCGAAGTCGATGTCAACTCCTCCAATTCGCAAAGGTCCGCCGCTAATCAAACGATGGGTGTCGTGTCCCACGCCCACTCGATACTCAGTTGACATCGCAATCGGTCTCCTAAAGTCAACCAGTCACTCAGG belongs to Pirellulaceae bacterium and includes:
- the ispF gene encoding 2-C-methyl-D-erythritol 2,4-cyclodiphosphate synthase, which codes for MSTEYRVGVGHDTHRLISGGPLRIGGVDIDFDKRLDGHSDADVLLHAITDALLGAVALGDIGEMFPDTDPQHRGQDSADMLSAAAHRVLSLGWRIANLDCVIHAEQPKMLPHRDRMQARLAEILVLGANQISVKSKTGEATGPVGQGLIIQAQCVCLVQRPVKDKGEYGGIGF